In Nonomuraea sp. NBC_00507, the following are encoded in one genomic region:
- a CDS encoding ABC transporter ATP-binding protein, with the protein MILRIDNLVKHYGPVRAVDGLSLEIGQGEVLGLVGESGSGKSTVGKCVLRLTQPTSGRIELDGRDVTHLSRRAMRPLRRDVHMVFQDPYSSLNPRFTIERIVGEPLLRHQAADRRETSRRVSAMLEKVGLRAEMRTRFPHELSGGQRQRVGLARALILEPKLVVADEPVSALDVSVQASVLNLITDLQRDMGFSCLFITHDLSVVEFLADRVAVMYLGKIVESGPTAEIFAEPRHPYTQALLSAAPVPDPVRQRERRRIVLSGDVPSPVDPPSGCRFHTRCPLAYDVCRTDEPPLTGTGHPAACHLVTASR; encoded by the coding sequence GTGATCCTGCGGATCGACAACCTGGTCAAACACTACGGCCCGGTACGCGCGGTGGACGGACTGTCGCTGGAGATCGGCCAGGGTGAGGTGCTCGGCCTGGTCGGCGAGTCCGGCAGCGGCAAGTCCACGGTCGGCAAGTGCGTGTTGCGGCTGACCCAGCCCACGTCCGGCCGGATCGAGCTGGACGGGCGCGACGTCACCCACCTGTCGCGCCGGGCCATGCGCCCGCTGCGCAGGGACGTCCACATGGTCTTCCAGGACCCCTACTCCTCGCTCAACCCGCGCTTCACCATCGAGCGCATCGTCGGCGAGCCGCTGCTCAGGCACCAGGCGGCCGACCGGCGGGAGACCTCCAGGCGCGTGTCGGCCATGCTGGAGAAGGTGGGGCTGCGGGCGGAGATGCGCACGCGGTTCCCGCACGAGCTGTCCGGCGGGCAGCGGCAGCGGGTGGGGCTGGCCAGGGCGTTGATCCTGGAGCCCAAGCTGGTGGTGGCCGACGAGCCGGTGTCGGCGCTGGACGTGTCGGTGCAGGCGTCGGTGCTCAACCTGATCACCGATCTGCAGCGGGATATGGGCTTTTCATGCCTGTTCATCACGCATGATTTGTCCGTGGTGGAGTTCCTGGCCGACCGGGTGGCCGTCATGTACCTGGGCAAGATCGTGGAGTCGGGGCCGACGGCCGAGATCTTCGCCGAGCCGCGGCATCCGTACACGCAGGCTCTGCTGTCGGCGGCGCCGGTGCCGGATCCGGTCAGGCAGCGGGAGCGGCGCAGGATCGTGCTCAGCGGTGATGTGCCGAGTCCGGTCGATCCGCCGTCGGGGTGCCGCTTCCATACGCGGTGCCCGCTGGCGTACGACGTCTGCCGGACCGACGAACCCCCGTTGACCGGCACCGGCCATCCGGCCGCGTGCCACCTTGTTACAGCAAGTCGATAA
- a CDS encoding sulfite exporter TauE/SafE family protein, which translates to MTDLLFLMVAGLLAGAVNALAGGGTLISFPALVAFGYPSLTASVTNAVALWPGYLGGVLGYRAELRGQRRRAAMLSATAVLGAGAGSALLLLTPGRLFESLVPWLVAFASLALLAQPWLRRRFGGDGRPSKLVYAGVFLGGCYGAYFNGGMGVLLLTVLGMFLHEGLHRVNAVRAVLALVISTVSVVAFSLFGAVQWQAVAVIAPASLAGGLLGTRVARLMSAKVLRGVVVAFGLGVAVALALR; encoded by the coding sequence ATGACGGATCTGCTCTTCCTGATGGTGGCCGGTCTGCTGGCGGGGGCGGTGAACGCCCTGGCCGGCGGCGGTACCCTCATCTCCTTCCCCGCTCTCGTGGCGTTCGGCTATCCGAGCCTGACCGCGTCCGTGACGAACGCGGTGGCGTTGTGGCCGGGATACCTGGGCGGCGTGCTCGGCTACCGGGCCGAGCTACGCGGGCAACGACGCAGGGCCGCGATGCTGAGTGCCACGGCCGTGCTGGGCGCGGGGGCGGGCAGCGCGTTGCTGCTGCTGACACCGGGCAGGCTGTTCGAGTCGCTCGTGCCGTGGCTGGTGGCGTTCGCCAGCCTGGCGCTGCTGGCGCAGCCGTGGCTGCGCCGGCGATTCGGCGGTGACGGGCGGCCGAGCAAGCTCGTGTACGCCGGGGTGTTCCTGGGCGGCTGCTACGGCGCGTATTTCAACGGCGGCATGGGCGTGCTGCTGCTGACCGTGCTCGGCATGTTCCTGCACGAAGGCCTGCACCGGGTGAACGCCGTGCGCGCGGTGCTCGCGCTGGTGATCAGCACCGTGTCGGTGGTGGCGTTCTCGCTGTTCGGGGCCGTGCAGTGGCAGGCGGTGGCGGTGATCGCACCGGCCAGCCTGGCGGGCGGGCTGCTGGGCACGCGGGTGGCACGGCTCATGTCCGCCAAGGTCCTCCGGGGCGTGGTCGTCGCGTTCGGACTGGGGGTGGCCGTGGCGCTCGCCCTGCGCTAG
- a CDS encoding ROK family transcriptional regulator, with protein MTRNPGVPRLLRRLNDRTALELLLTEGPLTRAELGERTGLSKVTAGQLLARLEERGLVEVAGERAGGRGPNAALYGVVPSSAHVAGLEVLPDAITVGVADITGRTVVEVVVNPTDGDPVATVHEAVRRACEAARITLPQLRSFVIGTRGVVDPATGDVRFSYDLPSWHVGVLASLRGALGASVTIENDVNLVALAEHHYGAAVGVDDFVVLWAGVGQGLGVMLGGRLHRGNTGGAGEIGWLPVPGEPLPADVTQPQSGSYQRLVGQAAMDGLARGHGMSLRPSADLVRAAVADGRSGFLDAVADRLAVGVAAVSVVLDPGLIVLAGDVGRAGGPELAARVEEAVAKVCPTRPSVVTTGVAGNPVLRGALVAALEQAREQVFSDTV; from the coding sequence GTGACACGAAATCCCGGTGTGCCACGCCTGCTGCGCCGCCTGAACGACCGGACGGCCCTGGAGCTCCTTCTCACCGAGGGCCCGCTCACCCGCGCTGAGCTGGGAGAACGCACCGGGCTTTCCAAGGTGACCGCGGGACAGCTGCTCGCGAGGCTGGAAGAGCGAGGGCTGGTGGAGGTCGCCGGCGAGCGGGCCGGCGGGCGCGGACCCAACGCCGCCCTCTATGGCGTGGTCCCCTCCAGCGCGCACGTCGCCGGCCTCGAGGTGCTGCCCGACGCCATCACCGTTGGTGTGGCCGACATCACCGGCAGGACCGTGGTGGAGGTCGTGGTCAATCCGACCGACGGCGACCCGGTCGCCACCGTGCACGAGGCCGTACGGCGGGCCTGCGAGGCGGCCAGGATCACCCTGCCGCAGTTGCGCTCATTCGTCATCGGCACCCGCGGCGTGGTCGATCCGGCCACCGGCGACGTGCGTTTCTCCTACGACCTGCCGTCCTGGCACGTCGGCGTGCTGGCCAGCCTGCGCGGGGCCCTCGGCGCCTCGGTGACCATCGAGAACGACGTCAACCTTGTCGCCCTCGCCGAGCACCACTACGGCGCCGCCGTCGGCGTCGACGATTTCGTGGTCCTCTGGGCAGGCGTCGGCCAGGGTCTGGGCGTCATGCTCGGTGGCCGCCTGCACCGCGGTAACACCGGTGGCGCGGGCGAGATCGGCTGGCTGCCCGTGCCCGGCGAGCCGCTGCCCGCCGATGTCACCCAGCCGCAGTCGGGCTCCTACCAGCGGCTGGTGGGCCAGGCGGCGATGGACGGGCTGGCCAGGGGCCACGGCATGAGCCTGCGGCCGAGCGCCGACCTGGTCCGCGCCGCCGTCGCCGACGGCCGCTCCGGCTTTCTCGACGCCGTCGCGGATCGGCTGGCCGTCGGCGTCGCGGCCGTCAGCGTCGTGCTGGACCCCGGGCTCATCGTGCTCGCCGGCGACGTCGGGCGGGCCGGAGGTCCTGAGCTGGCCGCCAGGGTCGAGGAGGCGGTGGCGAAGGTCTGCCCGACGCGGCCCAGCGTGGTCACCACGGGAGTCGCCGGAAACCCCGTGCTGCGCGGCGCCCTGGTCGCGGCCTTGGAGCAGGCCCGAGAGCAGGTTTTCTCCGACACTGTGTGA
- a CDS encoding carbohydrate ABC transporter permease, translating into MTPLARKRLNKIALNTAGVLVFLFAVFPVYWMVSTSFKANDQIFTTDFIPFPTHFTFEHVNTVLTDGVAGNSIWVYMRNSAIVALGTVLIGSAFALLAATAVARFRFKGRTSFLITLLIVQMIPTEALLIPLFLNVRRLGLYDNLLGLIVIQVGLTLPFGIWMLRTFVAAVPKSLEEAAWIDGASRFTTFWKVLFPLVAPGLVATSIFSFITAWNDLIFALVLMKDTTGYTMPVALQFFFGQRGTDWGAIMATSTLMTLPVIAFFLLVQRRMVSGLVAGAVKG; encoded by the coding sequence ATGACCCCCCTGGCCCGCAAACGGCTCAACAAGATCGCGCTGAACACGGCCGGGGTTCTGGTCTTCCTCTTCGCGGTCTTCCCCGTCTACTGGATGGTCTCGACCTCGTTCAAGGCCAACGACCAGATCTTCACCACCGACTTCATCCCGTTCCCCACGCACTTCACCTTCGAGCACGTCAACACGGTCCTCACCGACGGCGTGGCGGGCAACTCGATCTGGGTCTACATGCGCAACAGCGCGATCGTGGCGCTCGGCACGGTGCTCATCGGGTCGGCGTTCGCGCTGCTCGCGGCGACCGCCGTGGCGCGTTTTCGCTTCAAGGGGCGTACGAGCTTCCTGATCACCCTGCTCATCGTGCAGATGATCCCGACCGAGGCGCTCCTGATTCCGTTGTTCCTGAACGTCCGGCGCCTCGGGCTCTACGACAACCTGCTCGGGCTGATCGTCATCCAGGTCGGTTTGACGTTGCCGTTCGGCATCTGGATGTTGCGGACGTTCGTCGCCGCGGTCCCCAAGTCGCTGGAGGAGGCGGCGTGGATCGACGGCGCGAGCCGGTTCACCACCTTCTGGAAGGTGCTCTTCCCGTTGGTGGCGCCGGGTCTGGTGGCGACGAGCATCTTCTCGTTCATCACCGCGTGGAACGACCTGATCTTCGCGCTGGTCCTGATGAAGGACACCACGGGTTACACCATGCCGGTGGCCCTGCAGTTCTTCTTCGGGCAGCGGGGCACCGACTGGGGCGCCATCATGGCGACCTCCACGCTGATGACCCTGCCGGTCATCGCCTTCTTCCTGCTGGTGCAGCGCCGTATGGTCTCCGGCCTGGTGGCCGGGGCTGTCAAAGGCTGA
- a CDS encoding M15 family metallopeptidase, whose translation MWHPAHGIVLISDPRVTAIPVHDNGEPLVEVRGRLRLDDRMADEEGAYGRLRAGLLDRLERAEKELPAGYHLLIVEGHRSIANQRQTFDDYRAELAHRFPSMTADELHAAASRYVSPVEVAPHTAGAAVDLTLCDADGAEYDLGTAINDTPEQSAGACYTAAAGIPGDARRHRKILATALESAGLVNYPTEWWHWSYGDRYWALMTGSPHALYGPAH comes from the coding sequence ATGTGGCACCCCGCACACGGCATCGTCCTGATCTCCGACCCCCGCGTGACCGCCATCCCCGTCCACGACAACGGGGAGCCGCTGGTCGAAGTGCGGGGACGGTTGAGACTCGACGACCGGATGGCCGACGAGGAGGGCGCGTACGGCCGCCTGCGTGCCGGCCTGCTCGACCGGCTCGAGCGGGCGGAGAAGGAGCTGCCCGCCGGATACCACCTCCTGATCGTGGAAGGCCACCGGTCCATCGCGAACCAGCGCCAGACCTTCGACGACTACCGGGCCGAGCTCGCCCATCGCTTTCCCAGCATGACGGCCGACGAGCTGCATGCGGCGGCCAGCCGCTACGTCTCGCCGGTCGAGGTGGCCCCGCACACCGCAGGGGCTGCCGTGGACCTCACGCTCTGCGACGCCGACGGCGCCGAATACGACCTGGGCACCGCGATCAACGACACTCCCGAGCAGAGTGCGGGCGCCTGTTACACCGCCGCCGCCGGGATCCCGGGGGACGCGCGCAGGCACCGCAAGATCCTCGCGACCGCCCTGGAATCGGCGGGCCTGGTCAACTACCCCACGGAATGGTGGCACTGGTCCTACGGCGACCGTTACTGGGCGCTGATGACGGGCTCTCCCCACGCCCTCTACGGCCCGGCCCACTGA
- a CDS encoding gamma-glutamyltransferase family protein, whose translation MVAGTHWLASATGMSVLERGGNAFDAAVAAGFVLQIAEPHLNGPGGEVPILLWSEAEQKVSVVCGQGVAPAAATIERFTELGLDIVPGTGLLAATVPGAFGGWMLMLERWGTWRLADVLAPAIHYAEHGIPVLERIAATIESVEGLFNADWPTSAATWLPGGRVPAPGSKLANPVLAATYRRLVAEAESAASSREGQLAAARTAWYEGFVAEAIAEFSAKTAWRDSSGEVHGGLLTGDDLARWSASVEEPLTFDYRGHTVCKTGPWGQGPVFLQQLALLDGFDLDAMGYLSADYVHTVTEVAKLAFADREAWYGDAHVTLSDAPESGTMSDVPESGTLSDVPESGTMSDLLSAAYNAERRRLVGVEASLDLRPGAPGGRAPRLPAFPAPGTASSAPGISGARAPQGAGLGHVGQGVGEPTVARDGTVRGDTCHVDVVDRWGNMVSATPSGGWLQSSPTIPELGFCLGTRAQMFWLQEGLPASLRPGTRPRTTLSPSFALRDGRPWLAFGTPGGDQQDQWSVNFFLAVVHGRLNLQEAIDAPMFHSEHFPSSFFPRGSRPGVLHTEDRLDPDVVAELRRRGHEVELQGSWTLGRLSAVARDGAFLKAAANPRGAQGYAVGR comes from the coding sequence ATGGTCGCCGGCACCCACTGGCTGGCCTCGGCCACCGGCATGAGCGTGCTGGAACGCGGCGGGAACGCCTTCGACGCGGCGGTGGCCGCCGGCTTCGTGCTGCAGATCGCCGAACCGCACCTGAACGGCCCCGGCGGCGAGGTGCCGATCCTGCTGTGGAGCGAGGCCGAGCAGAAGGTGTCCGTGGTGTGCGGGCAGGGCGTGGCGCCCGCCGCGGCCACCATCGAGCGCTTCACGGAGCTGGGCCTGGACATCGTGCCCGGCACCGGGCTGCTGGCTGCCACCGTGCCGGGGGCCTTCGGCGGGTGGATGCTGATGCTGGAGCGCTGGGGCACCTGGCGGCTGGCCGACGTGCTCGCACCCGCGATCCACTACGCCGAGCACGGCATTCCGGTGCTGGAGCGCATCGCGGCCACGATCGAGTCGGTCGAAGGATTGTTCAACGCTGACTGGCCGACGTCGGCAGCGACGTGGCTGCCCGGCGGGCGCGTGCCCGCGCCCGGGTCGAAGCTGGCCAACCCGGTGCTGGCCGCCACGTACCGACGGCTGGTGGCTGAGGCGGAGTCCGCGGCGAGCAGCCGAGAGGGGCAACTCGCCGCTGCCCGCACGGCCTGGTACGAGGGGTTCGTCGCGGAGGCGATCGCCGAGTTCAGCGCCAAAACGGCCTGGCGGGACAGCTCCGGCGAGGTGCACGGCGGGCTGCTCACCGGCGACGACCTGGCGCGCTGGTCGGCATCGGTCGAGGAGCCGCTGACCTTCGACTATCGCGGGCACACCGTGTGCAAGACCGGGCCGTGGGGTCAGGGACCGGTGTTCCTGCAGCAGCTGGCGTTGCTCGACGGGTTCGACCTGGACGCGATGGGCTATCTCAGCGCCGACTACGTGCACACGGTGACCGAGGTCGCCAAGCTGGCCTTCGCCGACCGCGAGGCCTGGTACGGCGACGCCCACGTGACCTTGTCCGACGCGCCCGAGTCCGGCACCATGTCCGACGTGCCCGAGTCCGGCACCTTGTCCGACGTGCCCGAGTCCGGCACCATGTCCGACCTGCTGAGCGCGGCGTACAACGCCGAGCGCCGACGGCTGGTCGGCGTGGAGGCCAGTCTCGACCTGCGGCCGGGCGCTCCGGGCGGGCGCGCGCCGAGATTGCCGGCTTTCCCCGCGCCCGGCACGGCCAGCAGCGCGCCCGGCATCTCCGGGGCGCGCGCGCCGCAGGGTGCCGGACTCGGGCACGTCGGACAAGGCGTCGGCGAGCCGACGGTGGCCCGCGACGGGACCGTCCGGGGCGACACCTGCCATGTGGACGTCGTGGACCGCTGGGGCAACATGGTGTCCGCCACTCCCAGCGGCGGCTGGCTGCAGAGCTCGCCCACCATCCCCGAGCTGGGATTCTGCCTGGGGACGCGGGCCCAGATGTTCTGGCTGCAGGAGGGGCTGCCGGCGTCGCTGCGGCCCGGAACACGGCCGCGCACCACGCTCTCGCCGTCGTTCGCGCTCAGGGACGGGCGGCCGTGGCTGGCGTTCGGCACGCCGGGCGGCGACCAGCAGGACCAGTGGAGCGTGAACTTCTTCCTGGCCGTCGTCCACGGCCGCCTGAACCTGCAGGAGGCCATCGACGCGCCGATGTTCCACTCCGAGCACTTCCCCAGCTCGTTCTTCCCGCGCGGCTCCCGCCCCGGAGTCCTGCACACCGAGGACCGCCTGGACCCTGACGTGGTGGCAGAGCTGCGGCGGCGCGGGCACGAGGTCGAGCTCCAGGGCTCGTGGACGCTGGGCAGGCTCAGCGCGGTGGCTCGCGACGGCGCCTTCCTCAAAGCCGCCGCCAACCCCCGCGGCGCTCAGGGTTACGCCGTCGGCCGATGA
- a CDS encoding glycoside hydrolase family 3 protein: MSQSDRGLRRLAAGTLLVAFDGTTAPGWVLNELEHGLGGVTLFGFNVATPEQVTGLTAALRAAGDPFISLDEEGGDVTRLAYHVGSPYPGNAALGAVDDVELTRRVYRAIGAELVAAGVNLDMAPAADVNTAEDNPVIGTRAFGDDAALVARHTVAAVQGLQSAGVAACVKHFPGHGATTVDSHLAVPVVDVTLDVLRSRELVPFMAAIEAGARSVMTAHVAVPVLTGDQPATLSPAAITGLLRGELGYDGVVVSDALDMQAISDGVGLAKGAVQSLTAGADLLCLGPKPGYDEILGIIAEIVAAVGDGRLPAERLEEAAARADRLRAWFGSGAGTQDEPADVGLDAARRAVRLHGSAGPLTDPLVVEVDTPPTIAVGDVPWGVAPWLPEGEVVRVAPAEAVAERLLERARGRSLVVVVKDAHRYADSRALVSTLVAARPDTIVIEMGLPIWRPGGVAYLATYGAARANARAAMELLTDGRRPRVASLEPKRSA; encoded by the coding sequence ATGAGTCAGAGTGATCGGGGGCTGCGCCGTCTCGCGGCCGGCACGCTGCTCGTCGCCTTCGACGGCACGACCGCGCCCGGCTGGGTCCTGAACGAGCTCGAGCACGGTCTCGGCGGCGTCACGTTGTTCGGTTTCAACGTCGCCACGCCCGAGCAGGTGACGGGGCTCACCGCGGCGTTGCGGGCGGCCGGCGACCCGTTCATCTCCCTGGACGAGGAGGGCGGCGACGTCACCAGGCTCGCCTATCACGTCGGCAGCCCCTACCCGGGCAACGCCGCGCTCGGCGCCGTGGACGACGTCGAGCTCACCCGCCGGGTCTACCGGGCCATCGGGGCCGAACTGGTCGCCGCCGGGGTCAACCTGGACATGGCGCCCGCGGCCGACGTCAACACCGCCGAGGACAACCCGGTGATCGGCACCAGGGCCTTCGGCGACGACGCCGCGCTGGTCGCCAGGCACACGGTGGCCGCGGTCCAGGGTCTGCAGTCGGCCGGGGTCGCCGCCTGCGTCAAGCACTTCCCCGGCCACGGCGCCACCACGGTCGACTCGCACCTGGCCGTCCCGGTCGTGGACGTCACCCTGGACGTGCTGCGTTCCAGGGAGCTGGTGCCGTTCATGGCCGCCATCGAGGCAGGGGCGCGCTCCGTCATGACCGCGCACGTCGCGGTGCCCGTGCTGACCGGCGACCAGCCCGCCACGCTCTCGCCCGCCGCGATCACCGGGCTGCTCAGGGGCGAGCTCGGCTACGACGGCGTAGTGGTCAGCGACGCGCTGGACATGCAGGCGATCAGCGACGGCGTCGGGCTCGCCAAGGGCGCCGTCCAGTCGCTCACGGCCGGGGCCGACCTGCTCTGCCTGGGGCCGAAGCCGGGCTACGACGAGATCCTGGGGATCATCGCCGAGATCGTGGCCGCCGTCGGCGACGGGCGGCTGCCGGCCGAGCGCCTGGAGGAGGCCGCGGCCCGGGCCGACCGGCTGCGGGCCTGGTTCGGGTCGGGGGCGGGCACGCAGGACGAGCCGGCGGACGTCGGCCTGGACGCCGCCAGGCGCGCGGTCAGGCTCCACGGGTCGGCAGGGCCGTTGACCGATCCGCTGGTCGTCGAGGTCGACACGCCTCCGACGATCGCGGTCGGCGACGTCCCGTGGGGCGTTGCGCCGTGGCTGCCCGAGGGCGAGGTGGTCCGGGTCGCGCCGGCAGAGGCCGTCGCCGAGCGGCTCCTGGAGCGTGCCAGGGGTCGCTCGCTGGTGGTGGTGGTCAAGGACGCCCATCGGTACGCCGACAGCCGGGCGCTCGTCTCCACCCTGGTCGCCGCCCGGCCCGACACGATCGTCATCGAGATGGGGCTGCCCATCTGGCGGCCGGGAGGCGTGGCCTATCTGGCCACGTACGGGGCGGCCCGGGCCAACGCCAGGGCCGCGATGGAGCTCCTCACGGACGGTCGGCGGCCTCGCGTCGCCTCCCTCGAGCCGAAGCGCTCGGCGTAG
- a CDS encoding extracellular solute-binding protein: MRIAKITATTVTTAALALGLAACGSGEPSTPQPQASGSASASGPKYAGQSITVWRLGDPNEPSQKYMDDLVAEFKTQTGADATVQWIPWPQVNDKFTAAAAGGEGPDVTEIGNDQVPLWQSQDALAPVTSITAGGEHAQIPKNLFGLETIDGEVYAMPWGAGTRAVMYRKDWFEDLKIEVPKTWDDVLAAAKKIQDEKGKDVDGFAFNGGSDANHLLGAMAWSEGGEYAVKEGDKWVGKLTDPAFKTGFETYTGIVSSGASSKSRLTQNTTDIRTRFSNGKVGMYLTASWDIATIKEESKGKVKEDAMAFFPLPSKSGGETPAFFGGNDITVWNDAKNKELATEFVKLATSKKWADRYALDGGLLPVYPDTLAELAKDPAQAPFAAAFAKAKAFPADPQWTEANETKAVLQNAARSVIEGKATADEALAKANKELEDILNQS; the protein is encoded by the coding sequence GTGAGGATCGCGAAGATCACGGCCACTACGGTCACCACGGCCGCCCTGGCCCTGGGCCTGGCCGCATGTGGCTCCGGAGAGCCGAGCACGCCCCAGCCGCAGGCCTCAGGCTCCGCCTCCGCCTCTGGCCCCAAGTACGCGGGCCAGAGCATCACCGTCTGGCGCCTCGGCGACCCCAACGAGCCGTCCCAGAAGTACATGGACGACCTCGTCGCCGAGTTCAAGACCCAGACCGGTGCGGATGCCACCGTGCAGTGGATCCCGTGGCCGCAGGTCAACGACAAGTTCACGGCTGCCGCGGCCGGCGGCGAGGGCCCCGACGTGACGGAGATCGGCAACGACCAGGTGCCGCTCTGGCAGAGCCAGGACGCGCTGGCCCCCGTCACCTCGATCACCGCCGGCGGCGAGCACGCGCAGATCCCGAAGAACCTCTTCGGCCTGGAGACCATCGACGGCGAGGTCTACGCCATGCCGTGGGGCGCCGGCACCCGCGCCGTCATGTACCGCAAGGACTGGTTCGAAGACCTCAAGATCGAGGTCCCGAAGACCTGGGACGACGTCCTCGCGGCGGCCAAGAAGATCCAGGACGAGAAGGGCAAGGACGTCGACGGCTTCGCCTTCAACGGCGGCTCCGACGCCAACCACCTGCTCGGCGCGATGGCCTGGTCCGAGGGCGGCGAGTACGCCGTCAAGGAGGGCGACAAGTGGGTCGGCAAGCTCACCGACCCCGCCTTCAAGACCGGCTTCGAGACCTATACGGGCATCGTGTCCTCGGGCGCGTCCAGCAAGTCCCGCCTCACGCAGAACACCACGGACATCCGCACCCGCTTCTCCAACGGCAAGGTCGGCATGTACCTGACCGCGTCGTGGGACATCGCCACCATCAAGGAGGAGAGCAAGGGCAAGGTGAAGGAGGACGCGATGGCCTTCTTCCCGCTCCCGTCCAAGAGCGGCGGCGAGACCCCCGCGTTCTTCGGCGGCAATGACATCACCGTGTGGAACGACGCCAAGAACAAGGAGCTCGCGACCGAGTTCGTGAAGCTCGCCACCAGCAAGAAGTGGGCCGACCGCTACGCGCTGGACGGCGGCCTGCTGCCGGTCTACCCGGACACGCTCGCCGAGCTGGCCAAGGACCCGGCGCAGGCGCCGTTCGCCGCCGCCTTCGCCAAGGCCAAGGCGTTCCCCGCCGACCCCCAGTGGACGGAGGCCAACGAGACCAAGGCGGTCCTGCAGAACGCGGCCCGCTCGGTCATCGAGGGCAAGGCCACGGCCGATGAGGCGCTCGCCAAGGCCAACAAGGAACTCGAAGACATCCTCAACCAGTCGTGA
- a CDS encoding carbohydrate ABC transporter permease, producing the protein MPGWSIPYVLLVPGIVVIAGLLLYPMIQMIIMSFQSISLRVIRGVAEPEWVGLDNYTKLFDNDIFWSSLRNTVVFAAVTVALTLILGTAVGALLNRLSKRMSTFVIIGIMSAWAVPPVAQGTIWRWLFDAEAGIINWALNLLPDALSTLIFGRADWTGQPWLNDAWSVYVVLVLTVVWASFPFVAVSVLAGLRGIPAELYEAARVDGATPWRTFRKITFPLLKPVFAVLTILSIIWDFKVLSQLYVLLNGPTNREAFNLSLFSFAEAFKAPPKMGTGAAIAVVLTIILLIVTAFYTRQMVKQEDLT; encoded by the coding sequence ATGCCCGGATGGTCCATCCCGTACGTCCTGCTCGTCCCTGGGATTGTGGTCATCGCGGGGCTGCTGCTCTACCCGATGATCCAGATGATCATCATGTCGTTCCAGAGCATCAGCCTCCGGGTGATCCGCGGCGTCGCGGAGCCGGAGTGGGTGGGGCTGGACAACTACACCAAGCTCTTCGACAACGACATCTTCTGGTCCTCGCTGCGGAACACGGTCGTCTTCGCGGCCGTCACCGTGGCCCTCACCCTGATCCTGGGCACCGCCGTCGGCGCGCTGCTCAACCGGCTGAGCAAGCGGATGTCCACCTTCGTGATCATCGGCATCATGTCCGCGTGGGCGGTCCCACCGGTCGCCCAGGGCACGATCTGGCGCTGGCTCTTCGACGCCGAGGCCGGCATCATCAACTGGGCGCTCAATCTGCTCCCTGACGCCTTGTCGACCTTGATCTTCGGCCGGGCCGACTGGACCGGCCAGCCGTGGCTCAACGACGCGTGGTCCGTCTACGTCGTGCTGGTCCTCACGGTGGTCTGGGCGTCCTTCCCGTTCGTCGCGGTGTCGGTGCTGGCCGGACTGCGCGGCATCCCCGCCGAGCTGTACGAGGCGGCCAGGGTGGACGGCGCCACCCCGTGGCGCACGTTCAGGAAGATCACCTTCCCGCTGCTGAAGCCGGTCTTCGCCGTCCTGACGATCCTGTCGATCATCTGGGACTTCAAGGTGCTCAGCCAGCTCTATGTGCTGCTGAACGGGCCGACCAACCGCGAGGCGTTCAACCTGTCGCTCTTCTCCTTCGCCGAGGCCTTCAAGGCGCCGCCCAAGATGGGCACGGGCGCGGCGATCGCGGTGGTGCTGACGATCATCCTGCTCATCGTCACCGCGTTCTACACCCGGCAGATGGTCAAGCAGGAGGACCTGACATGA